Genomic DNA from Niabella ginsenosidivorans:
AAAAATTTATGGCAGGTGCGTCTGCTGCCTGTTTCGGCTATCAATAGTGCTTCAACCTGTACAACGGTATTTCCGGAATGGGACAGCCTTGTTGCCCGGCCAACAGGCACATTAAATGTACAGGCGGTTCAGAATACCGCAGTACAACAACCCTGTGTATTGCCTCCCAGCTCAGGGTTCACCGGGCTGGAAAACCAGCTGTACCGGGTGCAGATCTTAAAAAGTGGCGACCGGAATACTGCCCGCTATATATGGGCGCGTAATAATGCATCGATTGAAACCAGTATTATAAAGGTTTCCGGAAGTGTAGCACAGGTAGCTGATACGGGTAAGGATGAAGTGCTGGGGTTTACAAATGGTCAATGGGTGCAGATCGTAGAAACAGAGCCTACCATCGATGGAAATCAATTGGTACAGATCGAATCCGTGGATATTGCTACCGGAGCGATCACCTTTAAAACATCTATTGTACAGTATGAAACAAAAAGCGGGCTGAAACTGCGCCGCTGGGATGTGCAGGGCACGGCTATGGAGAACGGGATTTCCATGCAGAATGGCTGGGTGAACCTGGAAAATGGCATCCGGTTATCATTTAGTGCAGGTACTTATAATGAAGGAGATTACTGGCTGATCCCGGCACGCACCGCTACTGCGGGTATTGAATGGCCGGTGGACAGCGCTAAGAATCCTGTACCTATGGCGCCGTCAGGTATCCGGCGGCATTACTGCCGTCTGGCCCTTATTGTGGTTCAGAACGGACAATTAAGCAGTACGGATTGCCGTCCTTTGTTTCCATCCCTTACAGAAATCTGTGCCGAAGACATTTGTTTTAACAGTAATACCTGTAATTTTCCTTCCAATATTAAAAATGTGCAGCAGGCGCTGGATCAGCTCTGCCAGAAAACCGGGGGTGGATTGTGCACCTATGTTGCCAAACCCGGCAACGGGTGGGAAGCTGTTTTTGAAAGTGTAAAAGCGGGTATGGATGCGCAGATCTGTTTGCCGGCAGGGCAGTATCCGCTCGAAAAGCCGGTTACCGTTAGTGGAAAAGGCAACTTAAGGCTTGTTGGTTCAGGGCTTGCCACCAGCATCCTTTCGCCGAAGGCAGAAGCTGCAGTGTTATTTGATAAATGCAGTTCGGTTACGATCACAGATCTGCATGCTGAAGGCGGAACGGCAAGTCCAAATGATAAATCATTGGTAAAAGGGCTCAATGGCATATTCAATTTTACAGGCTGCAGCAGTGTTACCATGCATCATGTATCGCTGAAAACCGGTTCCGGTACATTGAGAAGCTGTACCGGCATTACGGTTAAAGGTACTACGGAATTGCCAACAGCTGTGCGCATTGAAGATTGTGATCTTTCAGTTGGTGGATGGCAGCAGGGCATACTGGTCGTGAATACGGGCGCCTGTTATATTGAACGGAATACCATCAGTACCTATGTATCGGATAATAACCCCGGACTTTCAAGGGCGGCTATTAAAGATTTGCTGGTTTCAAATATTCATGAAGGCGTGATAGGAAGGACTAAGGGCAGTGGCGCCAATAATGTGACCATTACCTCTGGTAACTTTACGGTTAATTTCCGGACAGATCCGTCATTGAAAGGCGACTGGCAGCGTGCCATGACAGCCAGCTATCCTGCGCCTGCGAGGTCAGTTATGGAACTTCAAAAAAGGATCAGTGATCTGGCGCTGAAACTGATTACTGATAAAAGGCTGCAGGATGCCTATGTAAATATAGCAGCCCTTATTAAAAGTGTTGTTGCAGCAGCAACTGCCGGTACAATAGCAGCACAGGGTATTACAATAGGCGGCCAGACAGGTAAGGATCTTTTTATCAATAACAATATTATTTCAAATGTACTACAGGGAGTGCATGTGGGTGTAAGCCACAGAACGGCCACAAGAAACCCGGATACATTGGGAAATGTATCCATTACCGGGAACTCCATTTCGGTATTCCTTCCCAGGGTACTGGGCAAACAGGACCGTTATGGCATTTTTATCGGCAACTGCAAAAATGCACTGGTAGAAAATAATACCCTGTATATTAATCGCAGTGCAGGCAATACTTCAGCGATTGACGGAATAAGAGTATGGGGCATTCTGGGTCCGCGTTTAATGATTACGAAGAATTTTGCGGGTGCAGCTGATGGCAATCAAAAGAGCTCATTTGATATTGGCATTAATATAAATCCGCTCCAGCAAAAGCCTTCCAATGCCCAATGGGTGGTGCTATGGAACGTGGTGCCCAGCAAAGCTGTTTCCGTACAGGTGAAGAATGGCGCGGTATCCGTTGCAGGCACCAATACGCCCTGATGCAGCATTTGCAGATAAAAGGTAAAGGGATCTATCTCCTGTTGCTACCTCTATGACACCCTGCAGGGCTGTCTGATGCTGGAGCTCTGTAAGAGCGGCCTTTTTTAAAAACAGGAGCAGAAATGTTTTTTGCATCTCTCTGTTTCGGTTTAACAACAGCCTGGCAACAACAGGCTCTCACTACCTGATATTAGGTATAAAAAACACGCTTATAAATTTGTTTCCGCCTGTAAAATTGCTTAACTTTATTATGCATGTCACATTTCTTTGGTATTGATCGTTTGTAAGCAGTCTTTGAGTCTTAGTGGTCGTTTAGTCTACTTGGTATCTTAGTTTGTGAAGCAAGTTGAAGGGTTCGAATCCCGTGGTATGCATTTACGAGGTCGGTACAACTGTCCTCGTTTTTTTATTAATACACTTTCCCTCATTCCATAAAATTTTTTTGTGTCAGTTGCTGATCTCCCCTTGGTATCCTGCATTATGCCTACGTATAATCGCCGTGCCTTTGTACCGCATGCGATCCGGTATTTTTTGCAGCAGGATTATCCCAACAAAGAATTGGTGATTATTGATGACGGTACGGATTGTATAAAAGACCTGGTGCCGCAACATGCCAATATTTATTATAAGTACCTCCCCCGGAAGATCACACTCGGCGCAAAGCTGAACATGGCCTGTCAATATGCACGGGGCTCTATTATTGCCAACTGGGATGATGACGATTGGTATGCTCCCTGGCGCTTGGGGTATCAGGTTACATCGCTGATGAATGAAAAAAAACAGGTGTGCGGTATTAACCAGCTGCTTTACCTGGATCTTGGCAGCAAAAATACTTTTGAGTACAGGTACCCTCCGGGTCAGAAGCCCTGGCTGCTCGGCAGCTCCCTGTGTTACCGGAAAGAAGCCTGGTCCCGGAATCATTTTGCAGATATTAATGTAGGCATGGATGGGCTTTTTGTCTGGAATATGAAAGCGGAAGAGGTTGGGGCGCTGGAAGATAATCGTTTTGCTGTTCATCTGATCCATCCTTCTAACATAAGCCCCAAAGATATATCAGGAGCCTGGTGGCACCCGAACAACCAGGAGGCGATCCAACGCCTGATGCAGGATGACTGGCAGTTTTATGCCAATGGTAAAATTACTTACCCTGAAATTGAAGCACATCCGCTGCATGATTTGCCAGGCAGGAAGAAAAGACATGTGGCAAAGAATGTTTTTGCCTGTCTGGTCCATGAAAAAAAAGAATGCATCCGGGATCTGGTCCGTAACCTGCAGTATCATGATCCCGATTCCATTATTTTACTGTATAACGGGGGGACGGGTAATTTGAAGCTGGATCAGAGTGATTTTCCCCGTGAGTTTAATATAATAATTCATCCGGAACCTGCTGCAATGAAACATGGCTATCTGCACCGTTTTGCATTGGATTGCTTTCAATATGCAGCCGATCATTTTGATAATTCATTTATCACGGTAGTAGATTCGGATCAGTTATGTGTCCGTCCGGGGTATACCGATTATATCAGTAAGTACCTGGCGTTGCTGCCGGAGGCAGGCATGCTGTCGAGCAACGCGGCCCGGGTAGAACGCTTTAATAAAACCAACTATGTAGCCGGCCTTGCTTT
This window encodes:
- a CDS encoding DUF6519 domain-containing protein; translation: MPGDFSRKLFNSKKHYSAVLEQQGRVQLDADWNEQVDIQQYRTHTEAKDVIGLTGVPKKPGGFAISVLQNGSDLGIAAGRIYVDGLLFELEAGGATSYLHQPHYRSPDLSFFNPPSSPLSPPASPPVAALKNGTYIVYLKGWQQEVNFWDDPQIQEVALGEADTTVRLKNLWQVRLLPVSAINSASTCTTVFPEWDSLVARPTGTLNVQAVQNTAVQQPCVLPPSSGFTGLENQLYRVQILKSGDRNTARYIWARNNASIETSIIKVSGSVAQVADTGKDEVLGFTNGQWVQIVETEPTIDGNQLVQIESVDIATGAITFKTSIVQYETKSGLKLRRWDVQGTAMENGISMQNGWVNLENGIRLSFSAGTYNEGDYWLIPARTATAGIEWPVDSAKNPVPMAPSGIRRHYCRLALIVVQNGQLSSTDCRPLFPSLTEICAEDICFNSNTCNFPSNIKNVQQALDQLCQKTGGGLCTYVAKPGNGWEAVFESVKAGMDAQICLPAGQYPLEKPVTVSGKGNLRLVGSGLATSILSPKAEAAVLFDKCSSVTITDLHAEGGTASPNDKSLVKGLNGIFNFTGCSSVTMHHVSLKTGSGTLRSCTGITVKGTTELPTAVRIEDCDLSVGGWQQGILVVNTGACYIERNTISTYVSDNNPGLSRAAIKDLLVSNIHEGVIGRTKGSGANNVTITSGNFTVNFRTDPSLKGDWQRAMTASYPAPARSVMELQKRISDLALKLITDKRLQDAYVNIAALIKSVVAAATAGTIAAQGITIGGQTGKDLFINNNIISNVLQGVHVGVSHRTATRNPDTLGNVSITGNSISVFLPRVLGKQDRYGIFIGNCKNALVENNTLYINRSAGNTSAIDGIRVWGILGPRLMITKNFAGAADGNQKSSFDIGININPLQQKPSNAQWVVLWNVVPSKAVSVQVKNGAVSVAGTNTP
- a CDS encoding class I SAM-dependent methyltransferase, producing MPTYNRRAFVPHAIRYFLQQDYPNKELVIIDDGTDCIKDLVPQHANIYYKYLPRKITLGAKLNMACQYARGSIIANWDDDDWYAPWRLGYQVTSLMNEKKQVCGINQLLYLDLGSKNTFEYRYPPGQKPWLLGSSLCYRKEAWSRNHFADINVGMDGLFVWNMKAEEVGALEDNRFAVHLIHPSNISPKDISGAWWHPNNQEAIQRLMQDDWQFYANGKITYPEIEAHPLHDLPGRKKRHVAKNVFACLVHEKKECIRDLVRNLQYHDPDSIILLYNGGTGNLKLDQSDFPREFNIIIHPEPAAMKHGYLHRFALDCFQYAADHFDNSFITVVDSDQLCVRPGYTDYISKYLALLPEAGMLSSNAARVERFNKTNYVAGLAFNEYELWEPLLKQFPGGGQCFAHWTFWPCAVFTMKAVRALLQLFKENILLQKIMQQTRIWATEEVILPTLIRLLGYEIHSNPCSYELVRYRQPVNRIELQKALKNDKVYWLHPVPRMFHDAIRKTIREKCNYYIKETNQSIMKKATLPKGFQTKRLLNKVQQIEGWFSEEEAGLLLGCCAELFSRLKEPHAVIEVGSYHGKSTVLLGSVLKAVSPSGKLTAIDPHNGKVGAADQVLHKVAPSYDAFMKNIKEAKLEDVVSVIKDFSYNVHWEAPVSLLFIDGLHDYRNALRDYKQFADWVVPGGMVAFHDYADYYPGIKKLVHELLGKGIYQQVGMAGTLVVLQKL